The sequence below is a genomic window from Sulfurimonas sp..
TACGGTTTACTGTCTCTTTTGCATCAGTAGTGTGAAGTGTTGAGAAAACAAGGTGTCCTGTATCTGCAGCGTGAAGAGCTAGTTCAACTGTTTCACGGTCACGCATCTCACCAACTAGGATAATGTCAGGATCTTCACGAAGAGCTGCTTTTAGAGCTGATTTAAACGAAAGCGTATCTTTACCTACTGAGCGTTGGTTAACAATACACAGTCTGTCTTTATGAGTAAATTCAATAGGATCTTCAATCGTAATTATATGTTTGTATTTTGTTCTATTTATAAGGTCCACTATAGATGCAAGAGTAGTTGATTTACCACTCCCTGTAACACCGGTAACTAGTACCATACCTCTTTCTTTATCTGCAAATGATTTAACAATATCAGGCATTCCAAGTTTTTCAAGTGGCGGAATCTCTGTTGGAATAATCCTAAATACGGCAGATACACCGTCTTTTTGGAAAAAGAAGTTCACACGGAAACTGTATTTTTCATTGTATTTGTGAACAGAGTCATACTCTTTTTGCTCTGTAAATTTTACATAATCACCTTTTAGGACCTCTTTTGCCAAAGTACGGGATTCCTCTTCAGACATAATCCAACCCGGAAACTGATGAATCTTACCGTCTTTACGTGCACGTACAACAGACTTTGCCTTAACATGAAGGTCACTTCCTCCAAAAGCAATCATCTTTTTGAGATAATCGTTAATTTTGTCTCTTATTTTAAAATCTAATTGACTTACATCAAATTTTTCACTCATAAGTTCTCCAATATATCTTGAAATGCATCTTTAAATGCTTGCAGTCCGTCTTCTATCTGTTTTGCATATACCTCATCCATCTCGATCCCTGCACCTTTAACTTTATCAAAGTGCTCTTTTATAACTTCATTGGATATAGGAAGTGCTTTATCTTTTAAACCCATCTGCACATAAGCTTCTATCGTTTCAATAGGAGCAGTATTTACACTGTTATATGCTAATAGGTTCTCTATATAATAGTGAGGTGCTAAAGAATCATCTTTCACACCTGTACTTGCAAATAGTGTACGACATCTCTCAACTTTTAGGTCTTCAACAGCATTGTATATATCAGCTGAGTTATAGATACCGCTTAATCCGGTATCTACACCATGTTTTGCCAATGTATCATCTATTGCACGATCAACTCTACTTACAAAGACACTCACTACAGTATCTACTGCTTTATCTGCTTTTTTAGCACCTGCTTCAAAAGCT
It includes:
- a CDS encoding type IV pilus twitching motility protein PilT, which codes for MSEKFDVSQLDFKIRDKINDYLKKMIAFGGSDLHVKAKSVVRARKDGKIHQFPGWIMSEEESRTLAKEVLKGDYVKFTEQKEYDSVHKYNEKYSFRVNFFFQKDGVSAVFRIIPTEIPPLEKLGMPDIVKSFADKERGMVLVTGVTGSGKSTTLASIVDLINRTKYKHIITIEDPIEFTHKDRLCIVNQRSVGKDTLSFKSALKAALREDPDIILVGEMRDRETVELALHAADTGHLVFSTLHTTDAKETVNRIISYFPVDEQQRVRVSLSNVIQGVISQRLIPTEDKDGKVTGRRAAMEIMVRTPTIEKLILENRDVEIPDAVEAGRDLYHSQTFDQSLLDLYNEGVISRQRAKDYATSASDLELKMSGLNSGKVDANIADKYDKDAVTEDDDIFDLK